A genomic segment from Limosilactobacillus sp. encodes:
- a CDS encoding L,D-transpeptidase family protein, which yields MTHKKLYKAGKQWLTATITVAALTAAAGLTAQAANADTTTASAPVEQVQPQQQSTPQQANDSQAQSQISQNSAAGENQATLNDQQDQVSTSQAKANQANQWTNSANGWSYTDSQGKNVTNQWLKVNNNWYYFNNDGYAQTGWYQSAAGNRYYFDLQNAWALTGWQRLDHSWYYFDPTNAWATKGWFQTQAGNWYYFDPQSGQAQTKWQQINQHWYYFDPTNAWALRGWQEINNAWYYFDPNQTWALTGWQQIAGHWYYLSPDQHGQMQVGLQKINGQLYYLNENHDGTYGAMKTGEQVIAGAHYFFQNNGAALTGWQNDGQQYYDPETGRRSSGDTVINGRHYYFDPQTGNKRTGLMIVNGKLAYYQSTGDQAAKLTINGKEYSLDDTLTAKVLVDGLNTVNGEHYYYDASTETLLTDTWKKLNNSWYYFNANGSAQTGWYQSAAGLWYCFNDDGTAKQGWYQSPAGNWFYLDPTNAWALTGWQKINGHWYYFDPTNAWAVKGWYQSAAGNWYYFDPVNAWALTGWQKLNGQWYYLDPENAWMYVGVHNINGTTYYFDQSGHWIPMRTPINYYESSETIAYPNVSQLAHLWIKVSIGQNRVFIMDGDNIAYVMYCSAGVYQNGRSTTPTGTYYIQSERGNSFYNASLGEGANYWTSFLYHGVYLFHSVPTDSRGNYKPDEGRKLGVSTGSHGCIRLSVADAKWFMNNIPTGTKVVINN from the coding sequence ATGACCCACAAGAAACTCTATAAGGCCGGTAAACAGTGGCTGACGGCGACTATCACCGTCGCGGCCCTGACCGCTGCGGCCGGGCTGACGGCCCAAGCTGCCAATGCGGATACGACGACTGCTTCCGCACCAGTTGAACAGGTCCAGCCTCAGCAGCAGTCAACGCCCCAGCAAGCCAATGATTCTCAGGCACAGTCCCAAATTAGCCAAAATAGCGCAGCGGGGGAGAATCAAGCCACGCTGAATGACCAGCAAGACCAGGTGTCGACCTCGCAGGCTAAGGCCAACCAGGCCAATCAATGGACTAACTCGGCCAATGGTTGGTCCTATACCGATAGCCAGGGCAAGAACGTCACTAACCAATGGTTAAAGGTTAACAATAATTGGTACTATTTTAACAATGACGGATACGCCCAGACTGGCTGGTATCAGTCTGCGGCTGGCAACCGATACTATTTTGACTTACAAAACGCCTGGGCGCTGACTGGTTGGCAACGGCTTGACCATTCTTGGTACTACTTCGACCCCACCAATGCTTGGGCAACCAAGGGCTGGTTCCAGACGCAAGCCGGCAACTGGTATTACTTTGATCCACAAAGCGGTCAGGCACAGACTAAATGGCAGCAGATCAATCAGCACTGGTACTACTTTGACCCGACGAATGCCTGGGCTTTGCGTGGCTGGCAGGAAATTAATAATGCTTGGTATTATTTTGACCCAAACCAGACCTGGGCGCTGACCGGTTGGCAGCAAATTGCTGGCCACTGGTATTATCTTTCTCCCGATCAGCATGGTCAGATGCAGGTAGGCCTGCAAAAGATCAACGGTCAACTTTACTACTTAAACGAAAATCATGACGGAACTTACGGCGCAATGAAGACCGGTGAGCAAGTTATCGCCGGTGCTCATTACTTTTTCCAGAATAATGGTGCGGCGCTGACCGGCTGGCAAAACGATGGTCAGCAATACTATGATCCGGAAACGGGCCGGCGGAGCAGCGGTGATACGGTTATTAATGGTCGGCACTACTACTTTGACCCACAGACGGGGAATAAGCGCACCGGGCTGATGATTGTCAATGGCAAACTGGCCTATTACCAAAGTACTGGTGATCAGGCGGCTAAATTGACCATTAACGGGAAAGAGTATTCACTGGACGATACACTTACTGCCAAGGTACTGGTTGACGGCCTCAACACTGTCAATGGTGAGCACTATTATTATGATGCTTCCACCGAGACACTGCTGACGGATACTTGGAAAAAGCTCAACAATTCCTGGTACTACTTTAATGCCAACGGCAGCGCGCAAACCGGTTGGTATCAATCTGCAGCGGGTCTCTGGTACTGCTTCAATGATGATGGTACCGCCAAACAGGGGTGGTACCAATCTCCGGCCGGCAACTGGTTCTACCTCGATCCGACGAATGCCTGGGCGCTGACCGGCTGGCAAAAGATCAACGGCCACTGGTACTACTTTGATCCGACAAACGCTTGGGCGGTCAAGGGCTGGTACCAATCCGCGGCCGGTAATTGGTACTACTTTGACCCAGTAAATGCCTGGGCATTAACCGGCTGGCAAAAACTCAATGGGCAGTGGTACTACCTTGATCCCGAAAACGCGTGGATGTATGTTGGCGTTCACAATATTAACGGCACTACCTACTACTTCGATCAATCGGGCCACTGGATCCCAATGCGGACGCCAATTAACTACTACGAATCCTCTGAAACGATTGCCTACCCAAACGTTTCCCAGCTAGCTCATCTGTGGATCAAGGTTTCGATCGGTCAAAACCGGGTCTTCATCATGGATGGCGACAATATTGCCTACGTAATGTATTGCTCGGCCGGGGTTTACCAGAATGGTCGGAGTACGACGCCAACGGGCACCTACTACATCCAAAGTGAGCGGGGCAACAGCTTCTACAATGCCAGCCTCGGTGAAGGAGCAAACTACTGGACTTCCTTCCTGTATCATGGTGTTTACCTCTTCCACTCCGTACCAACCGATTCTCGTGGTAACTACAAGCCGGATGAAGGCCGCAAGCTCGGCGTTTCTACCGGTTCTCACGGGTGCATTCGACTCTCGGTCGCTGACGCCAAGTGGTTTATGAATAATATTCCGACTGGCACGAAGGTCGTAATTAATAATTGA
- a CDS encoding ketopantoate reductase family protein has product MKFTVVGAGAMGLRFGVLLQEAGNEVDFVEAWQPHYDKMKEQGGVYVTREHKNKHLVPVNVYTPEEYTATDADFVFFELKQMQLDDMLKRCAHFFKDQYCLTAMNGMGHVEKLLKYFPKEKLVAGTALVATILTGPGEVEFVGEPGMGTTNWANYTEKPDEKTHELMAEMKKANFNPSLKTNFLGTLMAKVVFNSVVNTLCTMFEITMGQYASFEKADDLSRQLIDEAYDVCERAGVQLVSTRAEELESVDYVSKVGNPNHYPSMYQDMSHNRPVEVDYINGYFVKLGRKYHYEAKTHAFVTNLVHLAEATRDARK; this is encoded by the coding sequence ATGAAGTTTACAGTAGTTGGAGCCGGTGCGATGGGCTTACGTTTTGGGGTGTTGCTGCAGGAAGCGGGGAATGAGGTTGACTTTGTCGAAGCCTGGCAGCCCCACTATGACAAGATGAAGGAGCAGGGCGGCGTCTACGTGACCCGGGAGCACAAGAACAAGCACCTGGTTCCGGTCAACGTCTACACGCCGGAGGAATACACCGCCACCGACGCGGACTTTGTCTTCTTTGAGCTCAAGCAAATGCAGCTCGACGATATGCTGAAGCGCTGCGCTCACTTTTTCAAGGACCAGTACTGCCTGACCGCCATGAACGGGATGGGCCACGTCGAAAAGCTCTTGAAGTACTTCCCAAAGGAAAAGCTGGTGGCCGGGACCGCGCTGGTTGCCACCATCCTGACCGGCCCGGGCGAGGTCGAATTCGTCGGTGAACCGGGGATGGGGACCACTAACTGGGCCAACTACACCGAAAAGCCGGACGAGAAGACCCACGAGCTGATGGCCGAAATGAAGAAGGCTAACTTTAATCCGTCGCTGAAGACCAACTTCCTTGGCACCCTGATGGCCAAGGTCGTCTTCAACTCCGTGGTCAACACCCTTTGTACGATGTTTGAAATCACCATGGGCCAGTACGCCAGCTTTGAAAAGGCCGATGACCTGTCCCGTCAGCTGATCGACGAGGCCTACGACGTCTGTGAACGGGCCGGGGTTCAGCTGGTTTCGACCCGGGCCGAGGAACTGGAGAGCGTCGACTACGTTTCCAAGGTCGGCAACCCGAACCACTACCCATCGATGTACCAAGACATGAGCCATAACCGGCCGGTCGAGGTCGACTACATCAACGGCTACTTTGTCAAGCTCGGCCGCAAGTACCATTACGAGGCCAAGACCCACGCCTTCGTGACCAACCTGGTTCACCTGGCCGAGGCAACGCGGGATGCCCGGAAATAA
- a CDS encoding MFS transporter, giving the protein MNFRQRIVLTIAMLSYLLTAMSNCLVITGLTKIATDLRLDQVGLSWVQNAYGLAFGSFLLLSGRLSDAFSRRRILNIALAIFLFGSLLSGLATSGGVMIAARFLQGLGSALLAPTSMALLIDYFEGPALVKAIAWYSSVSGLGASIGLVLGGLFASLWSWRLGFYLNVPVCLLMLALSWRTFEESATSQTHERFDLLGTLTSVLACSLLVWGLNGASHPVLVLALAMIFLIAFVVIEHRSQSPLLPLRIFKNGVRTNGYLCRAILNGAVLGYWFFVSEYLQQVLHYSPLKVGFAYLPLSVTLFLAAMVVPRLINAWNDKGVLILASLTMLAGFGLALVMDGRGYWLGTGLPMLILGCGQGLALAPTTNMGIYQVPAEHSGTASGLVNVAHQLGGVLGLAVMVNLGTSLVSAGDVNGQFRVAMIVALAMMTLTFLLAILAGKEEAE; this is encoded by the coding sequence ATGAATTTTCGGCAACGAATAGTTTTAACGATTGCGATGCTCAGTTACCTGTTGACGGCGATGTCGAACTGCCTGGTGATCACCGGCCTGACGAAGATTGCAACCGACCTGCGTCTGGATCAAGTGGGTCTTTCCTGGGTCCAAAACGCTTATGGCCTGGCCTTTGGCAGCTTCTTGCTGCTGAGCGGGCGACTCAGCGATGCATTTAGCCGGCGGAGGATCTTAAACATCGCATTGGCAATTTTTTTGTTCGGTTCACTGCTGTCAGGATTGGCTACGAGCGGTGGTGTCATGATCGCCGCCCGCTTCTTGCAGGGGCTGGGTTCGGCACTGCTGGCGCCAACCAGCATGGCGCTTTTGATCGACTACTTTGAGGGCCCCGCTCTGGTTAAGGCGATCGCCTGGTATAGCTCGGTTTCCGGACTGGGGGCGAGCATCGGCCTGGTGCTCGGCGGTCTCTTTGCCAGTTTGTGGTCCTGGCGGTTGGGATTTTACCTGAACGTCCCGGTCTGCCTACTGATGCTGGCCCTGTCGTGGCGGACGTTCGAGGAGTCGGCCACCTCCCAAACGCACGAACGATTTGATCTGCTCGGTACGCTTACCTCGGTTCTGGCCTGCAGCCTGCTTGTCTGGGGCTTGAATGGTGCCAGTCATCCCGTGCTCGTTTTGGCCCTTGCGATGATCTTCCTGATTGCCTTTGTGGTCATCGAACACCGCAGTCAGTCTCCGCTGTTGCCACTGCGAATCTTTAAGAACGGGGTGCGGACAAATGGGTATCTTTGCCGGGCGATCCTCAATGGGGCCGTGCTTGGCTACTGGTTCTTCGTTTCGGAATACCTCCAGCAGGTCCTGCACTATTCGCCGCTCAAAGTCGGTTTTGCCTATCTCCCGTTGTCGGTGACCCTTTTCTTGGCCGCGATGGTGGTTCCCCGGCTGATCAACGCGTGGAACGACAAGGGCGTGCTGATCCTGGCTAGTTTGACCATGCTGGCGGGTTTTGGGCTGGCTCTCGTGATGGATGGCCGCGGTTACTGGCTGGGTACCGGTCTGCCAATGCTGATCCTTGGCTGCGGTCAGGGCTTGGCGCTTGCTCCCACAACCAACATGGGAATCTATCAGGTGCCGGCGGAGCACAGCGGCACAGCCTCGGGGCTCGTCAACGTTGCTCATCAGCTCGGCGGCGTGCTCGGCCTGGCCGTGATGGTCAATCTTGGGACCAGCCTTGTGAGTGCGGGTGATGTTAATGGCCAGTTTCGGGTGGCGATGATCGTCGCGCTTGCCATGATGACACTGACGTTTTTGCTTGCAATCTTGGCAGGAAAAGAAGAAGCTGAATAA
- a CDS encoding TetR/AcrR family transcriptional regulator — protein sequence MRTDAQHNRQKIFKATEQLLAENAADQITMAQIARAAGVGVGTLYRNFPTRGDLFISLAYAQLDDYLAREETVIQNKDISRETVCQVLGDYLSFREHRQHLLPTGSLESATQYYSRTNYQRLHHLFANLIGKANPGLSSITVAFRADMLIACLRGDSYYLQRTERQLVPEQILDQLLALFFPE from the coding sequence ATGCGAACGGACGCTCAACACAACCGCCAAAAAATATTTAAAGCTACCGAACAGCTCCTGGCAGAAAACGCGGCCGACCAGATTACAATGGCCCAAATTGCCCGGGCCGCCGGGGTCGGCGTGGGAACCCTCTACCGGAATTTTCCCACGCGGGGCGACCTCTTCATCTCCCTGGCTTACGCCCAGCTCGATGATTACCTCGCCCGCGAGGAGACTGTGATCCAGAATAAGGATATCAGCCGAGAAACGGTGTGCCAGGTGCTCGGCGACTACCTAAGCTTTCGGGAGCACCGTCAGCACCTCTTGCCCACCGGTAGCCTCGAATCAGCGACCCAGTATTATTCCCGGACCAACTATCAGCGACTCCACCACTTGTTCGCCAATTTGATTGGTAAGGCCAATCCGGGGCTGAGTTCCATCACAGTGGCCTTTCGCGCCGACATGCTGATCGCCTGCTTACGGGGCGATAGCTACTACCTACAGCGTACGGAACGGCAGTTGGTGCCGGAGCAAATTTTGGACCAGCTGCTGGCGCTCTTTTTCCCGGAATAA
- a CDS encoding biotin--[acetyl-CoA-carboxylase] ligase, whose translation MMVNNGSDLSAATIRQHLTKFGGAVIVKPILRSTQDFARQYWRAHQQNQAVAVIADRQTAAYGKAGRSFYAPSGTGIYLSLLWPAEAVSQPGLLTTGVGVGVVRALHQCCPENNLRLKWVNDVYCRGKKVAGILTERLENSSNGRSACVIGIGINLTTVSFPDSLGSTAGSVVPGQRVARSRLIAHLLDQLTLIHVEYRSGGLLPEYRRYSLLAGHRVRLSTGQDELTGQAIGIDDQARLVVRDDYGREHRLVSGEVAKVYF comes from the coding sequence ATGATGGTAAACAATGGTAGCGATTTGTCGGCAGCGACGATCCGGCAGCATTTAACCAAGTTTGGTGGCGCCGTAATTGTCAAGCCGATCCTGCGGTCAACCCAGGATTTCGCCAGGCAATACTGGCGGGCGCACCAGCAGAACCAAGCAGTCGCCGTAATCGCGGATCGGCAGACGGCGGCATACGGGAAGGCCGGCCGTTCCTTTTATGCCCCCAGTGGCACCGGCATTTATCTCAGCCTGCTCTGGCCGGCTGAAGCGGTTAGCCAGCCCGGCCTGCTGACCACTGGCGTCGGTGTGGGGGTGGTACGAGCCCTGCACCAATGCTGCCCGGAGAATAACCTGCGTCTGAAGTGGGTCAATGACGTCTATTGTCGGGGGAAAAAGGTCGCCGGAATCCTTACCGAAAGGTTGGAGAATTCCTCAAACGGCCGGTCGGCGTGCGTCATCGGGATCGGCATTAATCTAACGACGGTCAGCTTTCCGGATTCTTTAGGCTCCACTGCTGGTTCCGTCGTGCCAGGACAAAGGGTGGCCCGCAGTCGACTGATTGCTCACCTGCTTGATCAATTAACACTAATTCACGTGGAGTACCGCTCGGGAGGATTGCTGCCAGAATATCGGCGGTATTCATTACTGGCGGGCCACCGGGTTCGCCTAAGCACGGGCCAGGATGAGCTGACGGGGCAAGCAATTGGGATCGATGACCAGGCTCGCTTAGTGGTCCGGGACGATTATGGACGTGAGCACCGCCTGGTTAGCGGCGAGGTGGCCAAGGTTTATTTTTAA
- the fabI gene encoding enoyl-ACP reductase FabI, protein MSGILENKQIIVMGVANRRSIAWGCAQAMAAQGATVIYTYQNERLKRGISRLVDDDQRLFECDVASDDSIQSAFKQIKERFGAVDGIVHAIAFAKKEELGGSSVNISRDGYALAQDISSYSLIAVTKWAKQLELLKHPASIVTLTYFGAERAIPNYNVMGIAKAALEASVRYLARDMGPDQVRVNAISAGAMKTLAVTGIKGHSDLLKLSRDWTVDGESVTLEQIGGTCAFLMSDLSTGIVGDVIYVDKGVHLM, encoded by the coding sequence ATGTCAGGAATACTTGAAAACAAGCAGATTATTGTCATGGGGGTTGCCAACCGGCGCTCCATTGCCTGGGGATGCGCCCAAGCCATGGCGGCGCAGGGGGCCACGGTTATCTACACTTACCAAAACGAACGGCTGAAGCGGGGGATTAGCCGGCTCGTGGACGATGACCAGCGACTGTTTGAGTGTGACGTTGCTAGTGACGACAGCATTCAGAGCGCCTTTAAGCAGATCAAGGAGCGCTTCGGAGCGGTGGATGGCATCGTGCACGCGATTGCCTTTGCGAAGAAGGAAGAATTGGGCGGTTCAAGCGTCAACATTAGCCGCGATGGCTACGCGCTGGCCCAGGATATTTCATCCTACTCGCTAATCGCCGTGACCAAGTGGGCAAAGCAGCTTGAACTGCTGAAGCACCCCGCCAGCATCGTCACCCTGACCTACTTCGGTGCCGAACGGGCAATCCCAAACTACAACGTGATGGGGATTGCCAAGGCGGCCCTGGAAGCCAGCGTTCGTTACCTGGCCCGTGACATGGGGCCGGATCAGGTGCGGGTCAACGCAATTTCGGCGGGGGCGATGAAGACCCTGGCTGTTACCGGGATCAAGGGGCACAGCGACCTTCTGAAACTGTCACGGGATTGGACCGTTGACGGAGAAAGCGTCACCCTGGAGCAGATCGGCGGGACCTGCGCATTCTTGATGAGCGATCTTTCGACGGGCATTGTCGGCGACGTCATTTACGTCGACAAGGGCGTCCACTTGATGTAA
- the accA gene encoding carboxyltransferase subunit alpha — translation MDKKSEPKTSAQVVAAARDPQKVTGLEIIHSLIDNFMELHGDREHGDDPAIIGGIGLFHGQPVTVITTDKGTGAEERAAKHFGCPTPSGYRKALRLMKAAAKFRRPVITFVNTPGAYPGQSAEENGQGDAIAQNLLEISRLKTPVLTVILGEGGSGGALALACGDAVWMLENSTYSILSPEGFAAILWKDQRRSNEAAELMRLTPPDLLDQKVIDGIIAEPADHQEVIANINQTLWPALQRFERLPEDELIARRHERYRKF, via the coding sequence GTGGATAAGAAGAGTGAACCAAAAACCAGCGCCCAGGTAGTGGCGGCGGCCCGGGACCCGCAGAAGGTGACGGGGCTGGAGATTATCCATTCCCTGATCGACAATTTCATGGAGCTGCATGGGGACCGTGAGCACGGCGACGACCCGGCAATCATCGGCGGCATCGGCCTTTTTCACGGCCAGCCGGTGACGGTCATCACGACCGATAAGGGGACCGGCGCGGAGGAGCGGGCGGCCAAGCACTTTGGTTGTCCGACGCCAAGTGGCTACCGAAAAGCGTTGCGTCTGATGAAGGCGGCGGCAAAGTTTCGGCGCCCGGTCATCACCTTCGTGAATACGCCCGGCGCCTATCCGGGGCAGTCGGCTGAAGAGAACGGGCAGGGGGACGCGATCGCCCAGAACCTGCTGGAAATCAGTCGTCTGAAAACGCCGGTGTTGACTGTCATTCTCGGTGAAGGGGGCAGTGGCGGTGCCCTGGCCCTTGCCTGTGGCGATGCCGTTTGGATGCTTGAGAACAGCACTTATTCGATCCTTTCGCCGGAGGGCTTTGCCGCGATCCTGTGGAAGGACCAGCGGCGATCCAACGAGGCCGCCGAGTTGATGAGGCTGACGCCGCCGGACTTACTGGACCAGAAGGTGATCGACGGAATCATTGCCGAGCCCGCCGACCATCAAGAAGTAATTGCCAATATTAACCAGACACTGTGGCCGGCGCTGCAGAGGTTTGAAAGATTGCCAGAAGACGAGCTGATAGCACGGCGTCACGAACGCTACCGTAAATTCTAA
- the accD gene encoding acetyl-CoA carboxylase, carboxyltransferase subunit beta, producing the protein MKLFDQNNTLSANHVKADRQADAKVPGGLWKKCPKCQSALVTKQLDDYQTCPHCHYGFRISARQRLQWLVDEAVPEDTDLETTDPLTFPGYREKLQVAQARTGLNDSVWTGKARIADVHFRLGIMDPTFIMGSLGTVTGEKLTRLFERATASKQPVVLFTASGGARMQEGILSLMQMAKVSAAVARHSAAGLLYIVVLTDPTTGGVTASFAMQGDITLAEPHALVGFAGRRVIEQTTGRRIPADLQDAENLLKHGFVDRIVERQDEKETLRWLLKYGG; encoded by the coding sequence TTGAAGCTGTTTGACCAGAACAACACCTTGAGTGCCAACCACGTCAAGGCCGATCGCCAGGCGGATGCTAAGGTGCCCGGGGGCTTATGGAAGAAGTGCCCGAAGTGCCAATCCGCGCTGGTGACCAAGCAGCTGGACGACTACCAGACCTGTCCGCACTGCCACTATGGCTTTCGAATCAGCGCCCGTCAGCGCTTGCAGTGGCTGGTGGACGAGGCAGTGCCGGAAGATACCGACCTGGAGACGACTGACCCGTTAACCTTTCCCGGTTATCGCGAAAAGCTGCAAGTGGCTCAGGCACGAACTGGTTTGAACGACTCGGTTTGGACGGGGAAAGCGCGGATCGCCGACGTTCATTTTCGCCTCGGCATCATGGACCCGACCTTTATCATGGGCTCGCTGGGCACCGTGACCGGCGAAAAGCTGACCCGGCTGTTCGAACGGGCAACGGCTAGCAAGCAGCCGGTGGTCCTCTTCACTGCCTCGGGTGGTGCCCGAATGCAGGAGGGGATTTTGTCGCTAATGCAGATGGCCAAGGTCAGCGCTGCCGTTGCCCGGCACTCCGCGGCCGGTCTGCTTTACATCGTTGTGCTGACCGATCCGACGACGGGCGGCGTCACCGCCAGCTTTGCGATGCAGGGCGACATCACGCTTGCCGAACCCCACGCCCTGGTTGGCTTTGCGGGTCGACGGGTGATCGAGCAAACGACCGGCCGGCGGATTCCAGCGGACCTGCAGGATGCGGAAAATTTGCTGAAGCACGGCTTCGTGGATCGGATTGTCGAACGTCAGGACGAAAAGGAAACGTTGAGGTGGCTGCTAAAGTATGGTGGATAA
- the accC gene encoding acetyl-CoA carboxylase biotin carboxylase subunit — protein MFTKVLVANRGEIAVRIIRSLRELGIKSVAIYSTADRESLHVQLADEAVCVGGARAQDSYLNMQNILAAAVGTGAQAIHPGFGFLSENSEFAEMCQACGITFIGPHARTIDLMGNKEHARQQMQRLGVPVIPGSDGYIDNVTDAVAVAEEIGYPVLIKAAAGGGGKGIRRVENKKQMRTAFSEAQSEARLAFGDDRMYLEKIMEGVKHIEVQIFRDGFGHSVYFPERDCSLQINKQKVLEESPCVLIGEDERAELGRLALRVADGIDYLNTGTIEFLMDADHHFYFMEMNTRIQVEHTVTEMVTGIDLVKAQVKVAAGEPLPFSQADIQLRGVAIECRINAEDPARDFMPSTGQVKFLYLPVGNLGMRIDTALYQGATVTPFYDSMIAKVIALGHDRQEAIEKIKRLMAETVIAGIHTNQDFQQEILNDAGFVSGKFTTAYLEKSFLPRQKGRVKEIEAV, from the coding sequence ATGTTCACAAAAGTATTAGTAGCCAACCGCGGAGAAATTGCGGTGCGGATCATTCGGTCCCTGCGCGAGCTCGGGATTAAGTCGGTCGCAATCTATTCGACCGCTGACCGCGAGAGCCTGCACGTTCAGCTGGCCGACGAGGCAGTCTGTGTCGGCGGCGCACGCGCCCAGGATTCGTACCTGAACATGCAGAACATTCTGGCGGCCGCGGTTGGCACCGGTGCCCAGGCAATTCACCCAGGCTTCGGTTTTTTATCAGAAAATAGCGAGTTTGCCGAAATGTGTCAGGCCTGTGGGATCACATTTATTGGGCCGCACGCACGGACGATCGACCTGATGGGGAACAAGGAACACGCCCGCCAGCAGATGCAAAGGCTGGGGGTTCCCGTCATTCCCGGCAGCGACGGCTATATCGATAACGTCACCGATGCCGTCGCGGTTGCCGAAGAGATCGGCTACCCGGTCCTAATTAAAGCAGCCGCTGGTGGCGGTGGCAAAGGGATCCGCCGGGTGGAAAACAAAAAGCAGATGCGTACGGCCTTTAGCGAGGCCCAGAGTGAGGCCCGGCTGGCCTTTGGCGACGACCGGATGTATTTAGAAAAGATCATGGAAGGCGTTAAGCACATCGAGGTCCAGATCTTCCGCGATGGCTTTGGGCACAGCGTCTATTTTCCAGAGCGGGACTGCTCACTGCAGATCAATAAGCAAAAAGTGCTCGAGGAGAGTCCCTGCGTCCTGATTGGTGAGGACGAACGGGCAGAGCTTGGCCGCCTGGCCCTCCGCGTGGCCGACGGGATCGACTACCTCAACACGGGGACGATTGAGTTTCTAATGGACGCGGACCACCACTTCTACTTTATGGAGATGAACACCCGGATTCAGGTGGAGCATACGGTGACCGAGATGGTGACCGGGATCGACCTCGTTAAGGCCCAGGTTAAAGTGGCCGCTGGTGAGCCGCTGCCGTTTAGCCAGGCGGATATTCAACTACGGGGGGTGGCGATCGAGTGTCGGATCAACGCCGAGGACCCGGCCCGCGACTTCATGCCTTCGACGGGTCAGGTTAAGTTTCTCTACCTGCCGGTGGGCAATCTCGGGATGCGAATCGACACTGCCCTCTATCAGGGAGCGACCGTCACGCCCTTCTACGACTCGATGATCGCCAAGGTGATCGCATTAGGACATGACCGGCAGGAGGCCATTGAAAAGATCAAGCGCCTGATGGCGGAAACGGTAATTGCTGGCATTCACACCAACCAGGATTTTCAGCAGGAAATTCTAAATGACGCCGGCTTTGTTTCGGGCAAGTTCACCACCGCTTATCTGGAGAAATCGTTCTTGCCCCGACAGAAAGGCAGGGTGAAGGAAATTGAAGCTGTTTGA
- the fabZ gene encoding 3-hydroxyacyl-ACP dehydratase FabZ, with translation MAKVNLDSEAIQQIIPHRYPMLLIDRVEELVPGEMAIATRNVTIHEEVFNGHFPHNPVLPGALIVESLAQTGAVALLTAPQFKGKTAYFGGIKTAEFRRVVRPGDVMKLEVHLTKMHRNIGVGKAEATVDGERACSAELTFFIG, from the coding sequence ATGGCAAAAGTGAACTTAGACAGTGAGGCAATTCAACAGATCATCCCCCACCGTTACCCGATGCTACTGATTGACCGGGTTGAGGAACTGGTCCCCGGTGAAATGGCGATCGCGACCCGCAACGTCACGATCCACGAGGAAGTCTTCAACGGGCACTTCCCCCACAATCCGGTCCTGCCCGGCGCGCTGATTGTGGAGTCACTGGCGCAGACTGGCGCGGTGGCCCTGCTGACCGCCCCGCAATTCAAGGGGAAGACCGCCTACTTTGGCGGGATCAAGACGGCGGAATTTCGTCGCGTTGTCCGTCCGGGCGACGTGATGAAACTTGAGGTCCACTTGACGAAGATGCACCGCAACATTGGCGTTGGCAAGGCAGAGGCCACCGTGGACGGGGAGCGTGCCTGCAGCGCCGAATTGACATTCTTTATTGGGTAG
- a CDS encoding acetyl-CoA carboxylase biotin carboxyl carrier protein, with product MELAELEKIMATFDQSSMRELRINDGDFHLYLSKNQAGTGEAQPMPTQAVEEPSPEANAAQGDAQIKAPLVGTVYLQAKPQQPPYVHVGSQVKEGDVVCVIEAMKMMTEIRAKVSGTVKAVNVENGELVEVDQPLFTLTKEQQ from the coding sequence GTGGAACTGGCAGAGCTAGAAAAAATCATGGCGACCTTTGATCAGTCATCGATGCGTGAACTCAGGATCAACGACGGGGACTTTCATCTCTACCTGAGCAAGAACCAGGCGGGGACCGGTGAAGCCCAGCCGATGCCAACGCAGGCGGTTGAGGAACCGTCCCCAGAAGCGAACGCCGCTCAAGGGGACGCCCAGATCAAGGCCCCCCTGGTCGGGACCGTTTACCTCCAGGCCAAGCCCCAACAGCCGCCCTATGTTCACGTCGGCAGCCAAGTTAAGGAAGGCGACGTTGTCTGCGTGATCGAGGCCATGAAGATGATGACCGAGATTCGCGCAAAGGTCAGCGGTACCGTCAAGGCGGTTAACGTGGAAAACGGGGAACTCGTCGAAGTCGATCAGCCGTTATTTACTTTAACAAAGGAGCAACAATAA